A stretch of Apis cerana isolate GH-2021 linkage group LG1, AcerK_1.0, whole genome shotgun sequence DNA encodes these proteins:
- the LOC107994946 gene encoding eyes absent homolog 4 isoform X6 has product MEKADYSSLYGANQYYNSLYNSPPYGSTTAGKNTSSLQSSYLTSYTTPSSMTQYSSYATYNSGTTNFPNVAQNISPSSQKLDYSAYSSSLYGNDRVPLQYSGYYPMHGYHATPTSFNIGNLNFADSTKSALTLDATTHDASDLTARETANIEGNTIRTTAKPCRRGRRQSGSGNSIGSADTTEAGPDRIFIWDLDETIVVFHSLLTGQFATKHRKDPALLAQVAYRMEEMIFNLADTHFFFNDVEDCDQVHIDDVSSDDNGQDLSSYNFANDGFQCASTNNGICLASGVRGGVDWMRKLAFRYRKIKEIYNNYRNNVGGLLGAAKQEQWLQLRSEIEVLTDNWLTSAVKCLSLINKRSDCINILVTTTQLVPALSKVLLFGIGGIFPIENIYSASKIGKESCFGRVVARFGRRCTYVVIGDDTDEETAARAHNFPFWRISSHSDTQSLYNALEMGFL; this is encoded by the exons ATGGAAAAGGCAGATTACAGTTCGTTGTACGGAgccaatcaatattataacag TTTATACAACTCGCCACCCTATGGGTCAACCACAGCTGGAAAAAACACCTCAAGCTTGCAAAGTTCTTACCTGACCTCGTATACAACGCCAAGCTCCATGACTCAATACTCGTCTTACGCCACGTACAATAGCGGCACCACAAATTTTCCTAATGTGGCTCAAAATATATCACCATCTTCACAG aAGTTAGATTACAGCGCTTATAGTAGCAGTTTATACGGAAATGACAGGGTACCATTACAGTATTCCGGATATTATCCTATGCACGGTTACCATGCAACACCCACCTCGTTTAACATTGGAAACTTAAATTTTGCTG attcgaCAAAATCTGCACTTACGTTGGACGCAACAACTCACGATGCCAGCGATCTTACCGCACGAGAAACCGCAAACATCGAAGGTAACACGATTC gaACGACAGCGAAACCTTGCAGACGCGGAAGACGCCAAAGCGGAAGTGGAAATAGTATAGGTTCTGCGGACACGACAGAAGCCGGTCCTGACCGGATATTCATTTGGGATCTGGACGAAACCATAGTTGTATTTCACTCTCTACTTACTGGACAATTTGCAACGAAGCACCGTAAGGATCCGGCTCTTCTGGCCCAAGTGGCATATAGAATGGAGgagatgatatttaatttggctgatactcatttttttttcaatgatgtCGAG GACTGTGATCAAGTGCACATCGATGATGTATCATCAGATGATAATGGACAAGATTTATCTTCTTATAATTTTGCCAATGATGGTTTCCAATGTGCGTCTACAAACAATGGTATTTGCTTGGCTTCTGGTGTAAGAGGTGGTGTTGATTGGATGCGAAAACTAGCCTTtcgttatcgaaaaattaaagaaatctataataattatcgaaataatgtTGGCGGATTGTTGGGTGCTGCGAAACAAGAACAATGGTTACAACTTCGTTCAGAGATCGAAGTATTAACCGATAATTGGCTAACGTCCGCTGTAAAATGTCTGagtcttataaataaaagaagtgACTGCATTAACATTCTAGTCACTACCACACAATTAGTACCAGCTTTATCGAAAGTATTACTTTTTGGAATTGGCGGAATATTTCCaattgagaatatttattcTGCATCAAAAATTG gaaAAGAAAGCTGCTTTGGAAGAGTAGTCGCGCGATTTGGTCGAAGATGTACGTATGTTGTAATAGGTGATGATACTGATGAAGAAACGGCAGCACGTGCCCACAATTTCCCATTTTGGAGAATAAGTAGTCATTCGGACACACAGTCATTGTATAACGCCTTAGAAATGGGATTTCTTTAA
- the LOC107994946 gene encoding eyes absent homolog 4 isoform X2: protein MLTEDNDPTKPAGVLDNAGNVSSSTEASVQHPRATNNETEVKNEVQDCPETDSVPSGELYIDENAEEKEQEYPDSMEKADYSSLYGANQYYNSLYNSPPYGSTTAGKNTSSLQSSYLTSYTTPSSMTQYSSYATYNSGTTNFPNVAQNISPSSQKLDYSAYSSSLYGNDRVPLQYSGYYPMHGYHATPTSFNIGNLNFADSTKSALTLDATTHDASDLTARETANIEGNTIRTTAKPCRRGRRQSGSGNSIGSADTTEAGPDRIFIWDLDETIVVFHSLLTGQFATKHRKDPALLAQVAYRMEEMIFNLADTHFFFNDVEDCDQVHIDDVSSDDNGQDLSSYNFANDGFQCASTNNGICLASGVRGGVDWMRKLAFRYRKIKEIYNNYRNNVGGLLGAAKQEQWLQLRSEIEVLTDNWLTSAVKCLSLINKRSDCINILVTTTQLVPALSKVLLFGIGGIFPIENIYSASKIGKESCFGRVVARFGRRCTYVVIGDDTDEETAARAHNFPFWRISSHSDTQSLYNALEMGFL, encoded by the exons ATGTTAACCGAAGACAATGATCCAACGAAACCAGCAGGCGTTTTAGATAATGCTGGCAACGTGTCATCGTCGACAGAGGCCTCGGTACAGCATCCTCGAGCCACAAACAATG AGACAGAAGTCAAAAACGAGGTGCAAGATTGTCCTGAAACCGACAGCGTACCCAGCGGAGAATTGTATATCGATGAGAATGCAGAGGAAAAGGAGCAAGAATATCCGGATTCTATGGAAAAGGCAGATTACAGTTCGTTGTACGGAgccaatcaatattataacag TTTATACAACTCGCCACCCTATGGGTCAACCACAGCTGGAAAAAACACCTCAAGCTTGCAAAGTTCTTACCTGACCTCGTATACAACGCCAAGCTCCATGACTCAATACTCGTCTTACGCCACGTACAATAGCGGCACCACAAATTTTCCTAATGTGGCTCAAAATATATCACCATCTTCACAG aAGTTAGATTACAGCGCTTATAGTAGCAGTTTATACGGAAATGACAGGGTACCATTACAGTATTCCGGATATTATCCTATGCACGGTTACCATGCAACACCCACCTCGTTTAACATTGGAAACTTAAATTTTGCTG attcgaCAAAATCTGCACTTACGTTGGACGCAACAACTCACGATGCCAGCGATCTTACCGCACGAGAAACCGCAAACATCGAAGGTAACACGATTC gaACGACAGCGAAACCTTGCAGACGCGGAAGACGCCAAAGCGGAAGTGGAAATAGTATAGGTTCTGCGGACACGACAGAAGCCGGTCCTGACCGGATATTCATTTGGGATCTGGACGAAACCATAGTTGTATTTCACTCTCTACTTACTGGACAATTTGCAACGAAGCACCGTAAGGATCCGGCTCTTCTGGCCCAAGTGGCATATAGAATGGAGgagatgatatttaatttggctgatactcatttttttttcaatgatgtCGAG GACTGTGATCAAGTGCACATCGATGATGTATCATCAGATGATAATGGACAAGATTTATCTTCTTATAATTTTGCCAATGATGGTTTCCAATGTGCGTCTACAAACAATGGTATTTGCTTGGCTTCTGGTGTAAGAGGTGGTGTTGATTGGATGCGAAAACTAGCCTTtcgttatcgaaaaattaaagaaatctataataattatcgaaataatgtTGGCGGATTGTTGGGTGCTGCGAAACAAGAACAATGGTTACAACTTCGTTCAGAGATCGAAGTATTAACCGATAATTGGCTAACGTCCGCTGTAAAATGTCTGagtcttataaataaaagaagtgACTGCATTAACATTCTAGTCACTACCACACAATTAGTACCAGCTTTATCGAAAGTATTACTTTTTGGAATTGGCGGAATATTTCCaattgagaatatttattcTGCATCAAAAATTG gaaAAGAAAGCTGCTTTGGAAGAGTAGTCGCGCGATTTGGTCGAAGATGTACGTATGTTGTAATAGGTGATGATACTGATGAAGAAACGGCAGCACGTGCCCACAATTTCCCATTTTGGAGAATAAGTAGTCATTCGGACACACAGTCATTGTATAACGCCTTAGAAATGGGATTTCTTTAA
- the LOC107994946 gene encoding eyes absent homolog 4 isoform X4 — MLTEDNDPTKPAGVLDNAGNVSSSTEASVQHPRATNNETEVKNEVQDCPETDSVPSGELYIDENAEEKEQEYPDSMEKADYSSLYGANQYYNSLYNSPPYGSTTAGKNTSSLQSSYLTSYTTPSSMTQYSSYATYNSGTTNFPNVAQNISPSSQKLDYSAYSSSLYGNDRVPLQYSGYYPMHGYHATPTSFNIGNLNFADSTKSALTLDATTHDASDLTARETANIEGTTAKPCRRGRRQSGSGNSIGSADTTEAGPDRIFIWDLDETIVVFHSLLTGQFATKHRKDPALLAQVAYRMEEMIFNLADTHFFFNDVEDCDQVHIDDVSSDDNGQDLSSYNFANDGFQCASTNNGICLASGVRGGVDWMRKLAFRYRKIKEIYNNYRNNVGGLLGAAKQEQWLQLRSEIEVLTDNWLTSAVKCLSLINKRSDCINILVTTTQLVPALSKVLLFGIGGIFPIENIYSASKIGKESCFGRVVARFGRRCTYVVIGDDTDEETAARAHNFPFWRISSHSDTQSLYNALEMGFL; from the exons ATGTTAACCGAAGACAATGATCCAACGAAACCAGCAGGCGTTTTAGATAATGCTGGCAACGTGTCATCGTCGACAGAGGCCTCGGTACAGCATCCTCGAGCCACAAACAATG AGACAGAAGTCAAAAACGAGGTGCAAGATTGTCCTGAAACCGACAGCGTACCCAGCGGAGAATTGTATATCGATGAGAATGCAGAGGAAAAGGAGCAAGAATATCCGGATTCTATGGAAAAGGCAGATTACAGTTCGTTGTACGGAgccaatcaatattataacag TTTATACAACTCGCCACCCTATGGGTCAACCACAGCTGGAAAAAACACCTCAAGCTTGCAAAGTTCTTACCTGACCTCGTATACAACGCCAAGCTCCATGACTCAATACTCGTCTTACGCCACGTACAATAGCGGCACCACAAATTTTCCTAATGTGGCTCAAAATATATCACCATCTTCACAG aAGTTAGATTACAGCGCTTATAGTAGCAGTTTATACGGAAATGACAGGGTACCATTACAGTATTCCGGATATTATCCTATGCACGGTTACCATGCAACACCCACCTCGTTTAACATTGGAAACTTAAATTTTGCTG attcgaCAAAATCTGCACTTACGTTGGACGCAACAACTCACGATGCCAGCGATCTTACCGCACGAGAAACCGCAAACATCGAAG gaACGACAGCGAAACCTTGCAGACGCGGAAGACGCCAAAGCGGAAGTGGAAATAGTATAGGTTCTGCGGACACGACAGAAGCCGGTCCTGACCGGATATTCATTTGGGATCTGGACGAAACCATAGTTGTATTTCACTCTCTACTTACTGGACAATTTGCAACGAAGCACCGTAAGGATCCGGCTCTTCTGGCCCAAGTGGCATATAGAATGGAGgagatgatatttaatttggctgatactcatttttttttcaatgatgtCGAG GACTGTGATCAAGTGCACATCGATGATGTATCATCAGATGATAATGGACAAGATTTATCTTCTTATAATTTTGCCAATGATGGTTTCCAATGTGCGTCTACAAACAATGGTATTTGCTTGGCTTCTGGTGTAAGAGGTGGTGTTGATTGGATGCGAAAACTAGCCTTtcgttatcgaaaaattaaagaaatctataataattatcgaaataatgtTGGCGGATTGTTGGGTGCTGCGAAACAAGAACAATGGTTACAACTTCGTTCAGAGATCGAAGTATTAACCGATAATTGGCTAACGTCCGCTGTAAAATGTCTGagtcttataaataaaagaagtgACTGCATTAACATTCTAGTCACTACCACACAATTAGTACCAGCTTTATCGAAAGTATTACTTTTTGGAATTGGCGGAATATTTCCaattgagaatatttattcTGCATCAAAAATTG gaaAAGAAAGCTGCTTTGGAAGAGTAGTCGCGCGATTTGGTCGAAGATGTACGTATGTTGTAATAGGTGATGATACTGATGAAGAAACGGCAGCACGTGCCCACAATTTCCCATTTTGGAGAATAAGTAGTCATTCGGACACACAGTCATTGTATAACGCCTTAGAAATGGGATTTCTTTAA
- the LOC107994946 gene encoding eyes absent homolog 4 isoform X5 gives MLATCHRRQRPRYSILEPQTMAETEVKNEVQDCPETDSVPSGELYIDENAEEKEQEYPDSMEKADYSSLYGANQYYNSLYNSPPYGSTTAGKNTSSLQSSYLTSYTTPSSMTQYSSYATYNSGTTNFPNVAQNISPSSQKLDYSAYSSSLYGNDRVPLQYSGYYPMHGYHATPTSFNIGNLNFADSTKSALTLDATTHDASDLTARETANIEGNTIRTTAKPCRRGRRQSGSGNSIGSADTTEAGPDRIFIWDLDETIVVFHSLLTGQFATKHRKDPALLAQVAYRMEEMIFNLADTHFFFNDVEDCDQVHIDDVSSDDNGQDLSSYNFANDGFQCASTNNGICLASGVRGGVDWMRKLAFRYRKIKEIYNNYRNNVGGLLGAAKQEQWLQLRSEIEVLTDNWLTSAVKCLSLINKRSDCINILVTTTQLVPALSKVLLFGIGGIFPIENIYSASKIGKESCFGRVVARFGRRCTYVVIGDDTDEETAARAHNFPFWRISSHSDTQSLYNALEMGFL, from the exons ATGCTGGCAACGTGTCATCGTCGACAGAGGCCTCGGTACAGCATCCTCGAGCCACAAACAATGG CAGAGACAGAAGTCAAAAACGAGGTGCAAGATTGTCCTGAAACCGACAGCGTACCCAGCGGAGAATTGTATATCGATGAGAATGCAGAGGAAAAGGAGCAAGAATATCCGGATTCTATGGAAAAGGCAGATTACAGTTCGTTGTACGGAgccaatcaatattataacag TTTATACAACTCGCCACCCTATGGGTCAACCACAGCTGGAAAAAACACCTCAAGCTTGCAAAGTTCTTACCTGACCTCGTATACAACGCCAAGCTCCATGACTCAATACTCGTCTTACGCCACGTACAATAGCGGCACCACAAATTTTCCTAATGTGGCTCAAAATATATCACCATCTTCACAG aAGTTAGATTACAGCGCTTATAGTAGCAGTTTATACGGAAATGACAGGGTACCATTACAGTATTCCGGATATTATCCTATGCACGGTTACCATGCAACACCCACCTCGTTTAACATTGGAAACTTAAATTTTGCTG attcgaCAAAATCTGCACTTACGTTGGACGCAACAACTCACGATGCCAGCGATCTTACCGCACGAGAAACCGCAAACATCGAAGGTAACACGATTC gaACGACAGCGAAACCTTGCAGACGCGGAAGACGCCAAAGCGGAAGTGGAAATAGTATAGGTTCTGCGGACACGACAGAAGCCGGTCCTGACCGGATATTCATTTGGGATCTGGACGAAACCATAGTTGTATTTCACTCTCTACTTACTGGACAATTTGCAACGAAGCACCGTAAGGATCCGGCTCTTCTGGCCCAAGTGGCATATAGAATGGAGgagatgatatttaatttggctgatactcatttttttttcaatgatgtCGAG GACTGTGATCAAGTGCACATCGATGATGTATCATCAGATGATAATGGACAAGATTTATCTTCTTATAATTTTGCCAATGATGGTTTCCAATGTGCGTCTACAAACAATGGTATTTGCTTGGCTTCTGGTGTAAGAGGTGGTGTTGATTGGATGCGAAAACTAGCCTTtcgttatcgaaaaattaaagaaatctataataattatcgaaataatgtTGGCGGATTGTTGGGTGCTGCGAAACAAGAACAATGGTTACAACTTCGTTCAGAGATCGAAGTATTAACCGATAATTGGCTAACGTCCGCTGTAAAATGTCTGagtcttataaataaaagaagtgACTGCATTAACATTCTAGTCACTACCACACAATTAGTACCAGCTTTATCGAAAGTATTACTTTTTGGAATTGGCGGAATATTTCCaattgagaatatttattcTGCATCAAAAATTG gaaAAGAAAGCTGCTTTGGAAGAGTAGTCGCGCGATTTGGTCGAAGATGTACGTATGTTGTAATAGGTGATGATACTGATGAAGAAACGGCAGCACGTGCCCACAATTTCCCATTTTGGAGAATAAGTAGTCATTCGGACACACAGTCATTGTATAACGCCTTAGAAATGGGATTTCTTTAA
- the LOC107994946 gene encoding eyes absent homolog 4 isoform X3 gives MLATCHRRQRPRYSILEPQTMVNKAPPFRVHLKGYPFKETEVKNEVQDCPETDSVPSGELYIDENAEEKEQEYPDSMEKADYSSLYGANQYYNSLYNSPPYGSTTAGKNTSSLQSSYLTSYTTPSSMTQYSSYATYNSGTTNFPNVAQNISPSSQKLDYSAYSSSLYGNDRVPLQYSGYYPMHGYHATPTSFNIGNLNFADSTKSALTLDATTHDASDLTARETANIEGTTAKPCRRGRRQSGSGNSIGSADTTEAGPDRIFIWDLDETIVVFHSLLTGQFATKHRKDPALLAQVAYRMEEMIFNLADTHFFFNDVEDCDQVHIDDVSSDDNGQDLSSYNFANDGFQCASTNNGICLASGVRGGVDWMRKLAFRYRKIKEIYNNYRNNVGGLLGAAKQEQWLQLRSEIEVLTDNWLTSAVKCLSLINKRSDCINILVTTTQLVPALSKVLLFGIGGIFPIENIYSASKIGKESCFGRVVARFGRRCTYVVIGDDTDEETAARAHNFPFWRISSHSDTQSLYNALEMGFL, from the exons ATGCTGGCAACGTGTCATCGTCGACAGAGGCCTCGGTACAGCATCCTCGAGCCACAAACAATGGTAAATAAAGCTCCTCCATTCCGGGTCCATTTAAAAGGCTACCCTTTTAAAG AGACAGAAGTCAAAAACGAGGTGCAAGATTGTCCTGAAACCGACAGCGTACCCAGCGGAGAATTGTATATCGATGAGAATGCAGAGGAAAAGGAGCAAGAATATCCGGATTCTATGGAAAAGGCAGATTACAGTTCGTTGTACGGAgccaatcaatattataacag TTTATACAACTCGCCACCCTATGGGTCAACCACAGCTGGAAAAAACACCTCAAGCTTGCAAAGTTCTTACCTGACCTCGTATACAACGCCAAGCTCCATGACTCAATACTCGTCTTACGCCACGTACAATAGCGGCACCACAAATTTTCCTAATGTGGCTCAAAATATATCACCATCTTCACAG aAGTTAGATTACAGCGCTTATAGTAGCAGTTTATACGGAAATGACAGGGTACCATTACAGTATTCCGGATATTATCCTATGCACGGTTACCATGCAACACCCACCTCGTTTAACATTGGAAACTTAAATTTTGCTG attcgaCAAAATCTGCACTTACGTTGGACGCAACAACTCACGATGCCAGCGATCTTACCGCACGAGAAACCGCAAACATCGAAG gaACGACAGCGAAACCTTGCAGACGCGGAAGACGCCAAAGCGGAAGTGGAAATAGTATAGGTTCTGCGGACACGACAGAAGCCGGTCCTGACCGGATATTCATTTGGGATCTGGACGAAACCATAGTTGTATTTCACTCTCTACTTACTGGACAATTTGCAACGAAGCACCGTAAGGATCCGGCTCTTCTGGCCCAAGTGGCATATAGAATGGAGgagatgatatttaatttggctgatactcatttttttttcaatgatgtCGAG GACTGTGATCAAGTGCACATCGATGATGTATCATCAGATGATAATGGACAAGATTTATCTTCTTATAATTTTGCCAATGATGGTTTCCAATGTGCGTCTACAAACAATGGTATTTGCTTGGCTTCTGGTGTAAGAGGTGGTGTTGATTGGATGCGAAAACTAGCCTTtcgttatcgaaaaattaaagaaatctataataattatcgaaataatgtTGGCGGATTGTTGGGTGCTGCGAAACAAGAACAATGGTTACAACTTCGTTCAGAGATCGAAGTATTAACCGATAATTGGCTAACGTCCGCTGTAAAATGTCTGagtcttataaataaaagaagtgACTGCATTAACATTCTAGTCACTACCACACAATTAGTACCAGCTTTATCGAAAGTATTACTTTTTGGAATTGGCGGAATATTTCCaattgagaatatttattcTGCATCAAAAATTG gaaAAGAAAGCTGCTTTGGAAGAGTAGTCGCGCGATTTGGTCGAAGATGTACGTATGTTGTAATAGGTGATGATACTGATGAAGAAACGGCAGCACGTGCCCACAATTTCCCATTTTGGAGAATAAGTAGTCATTCGGACACACAGTCATTGTATAACGCCTTAGAAATGGGATTTCTTTAA
- the LOC107994946 gene encoding eyes absent homolog 4 isoform X1, whose translation MLATCHRRQRPRYSILEPQTMVNKAPPFRVHLKGYPFKETEVKNEVQDCPETDSVPSGELYIDENAEEKEQEYPDSMEKADYSSLYGANQYYNSLYNSPPYGSTTAGKNTSSLQSSYLTSYTTPSSMTQYSSYATYNSGTTNFPNVAQNISPSSQKLDYSAYSSSLYGNDRVPLQYSGYYPMHGYHATPTSFNIGNLNFADSTKSALTLDATTHDASDLTARETANIEGNTIRTTAKPCRRGRRQSGSGNSIGSADTTEAGPDRIFIWDLDETIVVFHSLLTGQFATKHRKDPALLAQVAYRMEEMIFNLADTHFFFNDVEDCDQVHIDDVSSDDNGQDLSSYNFANDGFQCASTNNGICLASGVRGGVDWMRKLAFRYRKIKEIYNNYRNNVGGLLGAAKQEQWLQLRSEIEVLTDNWLTSAVKCLSLINKRSDCINILVTTTQLVPALSKVLLFGIGGIFPIENIYSASKIGKESCFGRVVARFGRRCTYVVIGDDTDEETAARAHNFPFWRISSHSDTQSLYNALEMGFL comes from the exons ATGCTGGCAACGTGTCATCGTCGACAGAGGCCTCGGTACAGCATCCTCGAGCCACAAACAATGGTAAATAAAGCTCCTCCATTCCGGGTCCATTTAAAAGGCTACCCTTTTAAAG AGACAGAAGTCAAAAACGAGGTGCAAGATTGTCCTGAAACCGACAGCGTACCCAGCGGAGAATTGTATATCGATGAGAATGCAGAGGAAAAGGAGCAAGAATATCCGGATTCTATGGAAAAGGCAGATTACAGTTCGTTGTACGGAgccaatcaatattataacag TTTATACAACTCGCCACCCTATGGGTCAACCACAGCTGGAAAAAACACCTCAAGCTTGCAAAGTTCTTACCTGACCTCGTATACAACGCCAAGCTCCATGACTCAATACTCGTCTTACGCCACGTACAATAGCGGCACCACAAATTTTCCTAATGTGGCTCAAAATATATCACCATCTTCACAG aAGTTAGATTACAGCGCTTATAGTAGCAGTTTATACGGAAATGACAGGGTACCATTACAGTATTCCGGATATTATCCTATGCACGGTTACCATGCAACACCCACCTCGTTTAACATTGGAAACTTAAATTTTGCTG attcgaCAAAATCTGCACTTACGTTGGACGCAACAACTCACGATGCCAGCGATCTTACCGCACGAGAAACCGCAAACATCGAAGGTAACACGATTC gaACGACAGCGAAACCTTGCAGACGCGGAAGACGCCAAAGCGGAAGTGGAAATAGTATAGGTTCTGCGGACACGACAGAAGCCGGTCCTGACCGGATATTCATTTGGGATCTGGACGAAACCATAGTTGTATTTCACTCTCTACTTACTGGACAATTTGCAACGAAGCACCGTAAGGATCCGGCTCTTCTGGCCCAAGTGGCATATAGAATGGAGgagatgatatttaatttggctgatactcatttttttttcaatgatgtCGAG GACTGTGATCAAGTGCACATCGATGATGTATCATCAGATGATAATGGACAAGATTTATCTTCTTATAATTTTGCCAATGATGGTTTCCAATGTGCGTCTACAAACAATGGTATTTGCTTGGCTTCTGGTGTAAGAGGTGGTGTTGATTGGATGCGAAAACTAGCCTTtcgttatcgaaaaattaaagaaatctataataattatcgaaataatgtTGGCGGATTGTTGGGTGCTGCGAAACAAGAACAATGGTTACAACTTCGTTCAGAGATCGAAGTATTAACCGATAATTGGCTAACGTCCGCTGTAAAATGTCTGagtcttataaataaaagaagtgACTGCATTAACATTCTAGTCACTACCACACAATTAGTACCAGCTTTATCGAAAGTATTACTTTTTGGAATTGGCGGAATATTTCCaattgagaatatttattcTGCATCAAAAATTG gaaAAGAAAGCTGCTTTGGAAGAGTAGTCGCGCGATTTGGTCGAAGATGTACGTATGTTGTAATAGGTGATGATACTGATGAAGAAACGGCAGCACGTGCCCACAATTTCCCATTTTGGAGAATAAGTAGTCATTCGGACACACAGTCATTGTATAACGCCTTAGAAATGGGATTTCTTTAA